The Ipomoea triloba cultivar NCNSP0323 chromosome 13, ASM357664v1 genomic interval TTCAATCTCCAAGTTTTCTTGTGTCTATAACCAATATAGCATgttaatataatcaattaaatttttgtgaAACTAGCTCATTTTTCTGACTACTGTTAGCATAAGTTGAGGGATCTCCAAGAAAATTCATAAATTGAAGGGGAAAAAAAGGTGGCAGAAAAATCACCAGGGCTATTGTTTTTAACGAAGGATTCCGGGCTCTGCGCATATGATCTAGTAAAGGAAATGGCAATCCATAGTGGAAGACTCCATGGTTTTTTGAAAACCATGTACCCCTTACCATATGTGATGTCGAGTCGGGTGCAAGTTCTGCATTCTCGGAACCCTCATCCATGGTAGTATCTATATCTGCGATATAAGACACACTTGGTACATGCTAAAGCACTTCAAGACATTTTTTCAAGCGTACAAGTAAGAAGAATAGCAAAACTTACCAAGTGGAATAACATCATATGGATTTTCTAGCCGTGGCAAGAAACCGTAGAAAGTAAGCAGATGAGAACTAGAGAAGTTCCCATAGCTTAAAAAGCATTGTTCTCCTGTACTGCATGGTCTTGATAAAGGAAACCTAATGGTATTTGTGGTAGAATCTACTTTGCCATAGTGCAGTATGTGTGGAGATGTCTATTCAAAgaaaaattaaggaaatgaGCTAACAAGTTCTTTAACATATGTACTAATTAGCTACATAAGGTAACAATAAAATAGTGACATAACCCACCCACATAAAAATTCGGACAACCCCAATCAAGTTGGTCAGGCTGTTGACTTGTAACCTCAAGGTTCTAAGTTCGACTCCCAATGGGAGTggctattggccttcttggtttgagcaggtcagctatgggcaacctaggttggtttacctccttgtggtcctttgccagctagggtCATAAGACAAGGTTTACCCAGTACACACCAGCCACATAAAAATTCAGACAAcaccaaccaagttggtcaagcTGTtgacttgtaaccacaaggttccaaATTTGACGGGAGTGGCCTactggccttcttggtttgagccggtcaactatgggcaacttaggctggtttacctccttgtggtcctttgccggctagggccacaaggcagggtttacccagtgcacaccctcaAGTAGTGGCTACgggtttctctcgtcacccaaaataaataaaataaaataaaaggaaaataaactttttaatggTAGGTGTCTAAAATACAATTGCATGAGATTATCGAAATTAGAGGATTAAATTGTGCCATAAATTTGATTATGTTATTAGATAGATGAAAGAGGCAATTTAATGTAGGTAGGGAAGTAAACATGCTGACCGAATGATTAAGAAATCCAGCAATAGGAATCAAGCATGTCCTTAGCTTTCCATCGCTAAACATAATCTTCATGCTATTAGAGTACCAAAGTTCACAAGCCCATAAGAACTGCTCCCAGGTGTAAAGCTCAGGAGGGAAGGTATCAGGATGATCATTACAGAGTGCAGGAAACAACTCATCATACTGTAACCTCAAATGCTGCACAGTGTATAATCATACAATACTGAGATTATGTCACAACAAGATGTTCAAAAAGAAAGCATTTAATCCTAATGTTAAAACCTCAAGACAAACAAATAATGATTATGTAGTTTCTTTAttctaatacggagtaacaaatatagaataaaaaatgagaaatacctCCCCCCCCTCTCAACcagttttaaaagaaaaaggtaGATATAtgagataaaaataaataaataaataacataataaattCCGCCCACCAACTCATGAAAAAAACCCACTCCCTGGGGAATTTCACTCTAAGCCCCCAATGTGGAAGTAGTTCCAAATGTCCttttcaatattaatttttattaatatcttaatttcattaacaacaacaacaacaacaacaataataataataataataaggccaGTTCATGAAAACAAAGACAGTTTGACCACGTCTCTGATTCAGTATGGATCTAGGTTGATAATGGGCAAAGCTCAACAGAAACAATGAATATCAACGTTCATACCcctttaaaataaatgaaataagtTTTTCCAAGTAAGTCAATAAGTATAAAGCATAAGAACAAAATATAGGAGACGTTTTTGTGTAAAGATAGAGACCTCTTTTGCTTGCACTATCTCCTCTAAGAGCAATGTACCATCTAATGTCATGATAGCTTCAACACCAAAACTCAGACCTGCCATACAAATGTGAAGCTTAAGTATTCTAGCGAATCACataggaaaaaaacaaaaaggatcACATTATTGTGCCCTCAAATTATCAGCATTATTTCAAATGCTTGCTAGAAGGCATCTTGacttaaataaaaattgagcaGCTCATAGTGGTAGAATGCCAATCCATCATCAAATAGAATATGcattcaattatttaatttggttaaaatttttgaacttaGTTCTGTATTTCTTCAGGCATTTACAATTAAATAACAGTTTTTTTATGTACTTCTGTGGAGGAGTGTATGTTGGTGGACAACAAATGAAAGCTTGAATTACATTTATATTCAGAACTGCAAACAAAAAGTAATATGGAACTGAAAGCAAAGATTTATATTTCTATCTAGAATAATTTTGAGTCAAGAGGTGTTTTAGTAATAGGTCAAAATAGAAGTATTTATATTATACacacaaaaagtaaaaaagaaaaagtgaaatTGATTACAGAAGGAAGCACaagaaactaattaaaattttgagtttaaGGGATTTGCAAATTAGCAAAGGCAAACCTGTATTGAATGCTTCAGGCAGTGTATCAAAATATAACTTAAATTTTGAATGACGGTTGTGCTTCTCCTTCATGCTCCACAACAACAACATTGTTTCTGAAGACATCCCATCAACTACTTTCAAAATAGAATACTGCCCTAGAAGAAGAAGAGACTGTTAAAGTGGCGCTACTTACCAAAATTGTGGGACAGTGAGGTATCATCAAGAATTTCAAGAACTCATCATTCCACACAGTATGTGCTTAGAGGAGATTGAAGGAGTTAAATAATATAAGGAGTACTATTGATTCACAAACATGACACTGTGTAAAGGAAACTACACAGCTCTGCAAAAAACCAGTTATTGAACAATTATCTTAGTAGTCATCATAAGGCTGTAGACTGTTTCCTACATGAAATCATTTGTTTGTCCAGGAGGTCTAATAATTGTTCACTCCaaagaagaaaatcaaacttCACACCAAGTGACCAAGGTACTTAAATATCAATGTCTGCAAGTGTTTGAAAATCCAAGCACCAGGGCTAGTGCCTGCAGTAAAAAGTTATCAACaaatttgtccttttttttttttttaataatgcaATATGAAGTCCCTGGAATCCAGGGTCAACTTTCCCCTAGTTAACAGCCTATATTTTAGGAAATCGAAATATACATGTTTAACATAAATAAAACAGAAAATAGGCAAATATGCTTAACAACAAAAACAGTGGAAAATAAGGGCAAATACCATGTCAGATTCCTGTACAAGGTTCTCAGAAATGATAACAGATATAGGGACCTCCAGTGCAATGTCTCCAACTTTCAGATCTTGTGTTGCTATGGCCCCTCTTCCAGCTCCTTCAACATCTGCAGATTAAAGTTTGCAAGTATATCAGAACATTTTGAATTAGCTTCCTCACTATTACACTCTGGAAGAGAAGTAGAGAGTttattctaaaatataatacatgGAAGTGCTTGTGTTTGTCTTCAAATAAGGGGAATGTGCAGTTGGATATTCCATTCTCTTTTACTTGCCTAACTATTCCAACATTACAATGCACCTATCTACATATCAAACAGTCTCCTAATTTTTCAGACAGCTTTCTAAATGCTCAGCAAGATATATGAACCACTTGTATGAGGTTTATCTTCTATTGAAATACATTTTGACTAACTAAAAACTTACAAGCTATCCTCAACTTTGACTTCACACCATTGCTTTCAGCCCATTGTAACAAAGAGTTTTCCTTTTCAATTGTACACTCTGCACAAATTTTAGTGTCCTCTTTGATTCTATTGGAGAATTCGCTGATGAAATCAACAGTTTTTTGGCGTAGATCTTGCAATGCAACCACATTAGCATCTTTACTGCTGGGAAATGCCTGATCAATGGCTGCAAGGACTGAATGAAGAGCTTCTAGCTCATTCCTTGGACTATTGAAACCAACCAGGTTATTGGCATCATCACCACCAAAGTAAAGCTCTAGCTACACCAGAATTACTCTATGATCAGTGTAATACATTGAATTGTCAAAATATAAAGTTGACACTTAGTTATGGCTTCATTCAAGGAAATTATAAGAGATAGTATCCAaaatagtcccttgactatgCCATAATTCTCAAAATAGTCCTCGATTACCAATTCACCTAAAATGGTCGCTCAACTATGAAaaaatttactcaatttagtccttggtGTAAATAACGAAAGACTATAACGAGTAAAATTgcatagttgaaggaccatttttAGTGAATTGATAATTGAAGATCAATATGGGAATTATGAAATAGTCAAGGGGCCATtttaggtattaactcaaattaTAATGTTTAAGGAGGCagcttcaaataataataataacaataacaacaatagtaACAAAAACAGTAACAGTAATAACAATGCtaactacaagtctacaacaacaacaacaacaacaacaacaataataatagtaataataaagaAGCAACTACAAGAGTTAAGAATTGTAAGTTTTAAGCAGAAACTATTCCTATATAATAAGGCTATATGCTTATAAAAAGAGGAACTAGGTGCATATTTGCAGCTTCAATGGAAAAAGCAGTTCAACTTCAACTAATACTATTAAAAagtattgtttcaaaaaaaaaaaaaaatactattaaaaagTACACGTTGTACAAGTTTaaacaagtagaaaagataacaTTGCTCTACCCCCACCTTTCACCATTTTACTTCAGTAACTGCATCAACATcacagaaaatattttaaatccACCTCTGCCTAACAATAAGCATACAACACTACAATAGGAAGCTATTAATTCACTATACTTTAGTTATTTCAACTTTAGAGGCGTCCAACTAGCACAAAGATTATAGAAAAAGTGGGGGAGGGGGAGGTTTACCTCATCTAAGTTTATGATTCTAGCTTGTTGAAGTATTAAAGTGAATGCTGTTTTTAGCTGATCAGCAGTAGCAAAACTTTGTATGTGAAAAGGTCCCAATGGATTAGAACCCATGTCCTCCAGTAGTTTctaagaaggaaaaataaacataaacagaaaaatgaaatgTTAAAGCAAACTACGGACAAATAAAGGACTGTGTGGTATAAGAGTAACAGAAAGAATAATAGAATGCTTTAGAAACTCCAACCTTCTTTTTCTTGAACCAGAGGTCATTTGTTGGAAGCTCCAGATTCAATGAAACATCAACATCATCAGATGAACACTGCaccaataaataaaagaaaatttcatcaattgaatattaacaaaaaataaaaataaaaaattgacacTATGTTGTATTCATGATTTCATGTGAACTGAATTAGCATATTATTGCATAGGGGAATAAATTTCTTTGAGTCCTGCTTCATCCAAATATTAAGTAATAAAAAATGGATTTAATAACTGAATATAACCTGGCCAGGAACTACAAATAATACCATTTGAATTTGATGTTCATCAAGTTTTTACAGTATCTTCAATATAATGTTCATTGAGTTTCTATTAAATATTTAGCAATGTAAGGTTCATCAAGTTTAAACTAAGTGTTTATCAATGTGAATTGGTCAGGAAGAAAAAAACATTCTTGAGCaggtaaaattgtaaatttttttttaacaaagagGTAATTTAACACATGGCATCCTCCATTTCGCTTAAATTTTCTTGATAATATAATATCACATTCATCTTCACTAATAATAATGTCAACGTTCCTCCAGTAGCTTTTGCACACACGGCGAAACGTGGAAAAGGGTTTTATATTTTGGAGTTGTCCATATAAAACACGAAAAAATAGCAGCATAAACCCCTTGTGAAAACAAAAATAGTTGTGCGCAgggaagaattgaagaaagtATATGAAGATTTACCTTGTGAATTTCCATTGACAGAAGAAAGAAAGAGCTCTGTGAACTGTGAAGTTTACTTCAGAAGCAGCCGCCGCCACAGAGAGCGAGCTTTGCCTTGCAATTTTTAATACTCTGTAAACTCATGGGAATTTATTTACAACTGTTTCCGGACCGTTCCCTAATAAACGAAAGTGAAAACTATAATTTATGTCACCTGGTATAAATattgttctttaatttttaaaatagtatatatattgacTTTTCGTAgtgtaatttgtaaatgttgttcctcaatttttaaaacagtACAAATGTTGCCCTCACGTACGGTATgagagggacaatatatgtaccgttttaaaAGTTGAGAAGTAacatttacaccaataataattcaggagtgacattgataattacatattatagggagacataaattacaattttccctaaacaaaaaattttcataaaaatttgGACCATTTCTTAATTAACAAAAgtttgaaaatgtgtttttagGTCCAGAAACCTTCCTAGTTCctgaacaatttttttaaaatctaacgTAGTGGGATTGCTGACTACCTTTCTCTCTCAAACTTCGTCCATATTACTAATTGAGCTGCCCATGCTGATTATCTTTCACATTATTGCTTCTCGTTGTCTTCTACCCCGTATCAAGGAATACCAAAAAATATTGtgataatgaaaaaaaaaaagtgaaatgtTGAAAGAGTCATGCAAGCATTGAAGATGTTGGGCaaataatactatatattatGGTTAATTTTGTATTGTGAATTTTGatctaaaatgacatttaaaatgtaattttaaaaacgACACGAtggtattttcataaataactcaaactttggtgcaagctAAGTAAAATGTGttgcaagtgcaagtaatttgtacaaatttgtaaataaaaagtacaagtaaaatcacttacaagtgcaactagttgcacttacaagtgcaaataatttacattGGACACGTAAATAGCGCTGAGTGGTTCTTAGTTCTCTCCTCAACTATCCGTTCTCACCTGAAcagagtcatatatatatatataatctggttcatatgagaaccactctCCATATGAGAATCGGTGGTATAATGTGAACTGTTCATTTGGCAATATCttatttatatgatttaatgtatatttttaacatttttttttaataatttgttgtgTTGGGGACATTTAGGGATTTTCCCATGTAGTTTCCTTGAAGACGATTTCCTTATAGATTATGTTGCGTGATTTTAGGAATTTTTTATCGTTTTCCTTCattattcttttagttttttttttagtgatgatGGTGACTGCTTGGCATGACttcattttttacttttgattAGGTTTGTTGATGAATCTATGGTTTTAGGAGGATAGTGCATCATAGGTTGTTGAGCTATGCATTGGGGCGCTAGATGTGGTGTAGCGTATGACTATGGGTTGTGCATTGGTTGGAGGGCATCAGGAATCGTTGCTGGTGTGAGGTTAtgcatttgaaatttttttgtcaCTGGGAGATATTTGTATAGGGATGTGCATTGGTGCGCTTAGTACGGTGCAGTGTAAGATGTGGGGATGTGCATTGGTTGTCCACCGTATGGTAAATTTTATGGGTTTTAGGGGTTAAGCGTTAGGgattaggggttagggtttagggtttatggtGTGCACTTACAAAATGTTGTACATCTTTGTGCAAAATGATTACTTAGACCTTAAGCTTGTAATTGGCTCAATCGATACTTTTACGGTCTAttttgaaaattggaaaaatattttccgaaaaatggTTTCCAGAAAATAacttattttctgaaaaatattttaattttctagtgtttggctGAGTGttagaaaacttttttttttctggttgGCTAAAAGTTAATAGATTGCATTTTGTgagtttggttcattttcttaaaaataacatattatttgttataaaataataataataataataacaacaacaacaataataagtgGTGGTGGTTTAGGTGGTGGTGTGCTGGTGGTGGTAGTATATTACCATTTTTTcgaaaatactaattaatagTATACCATTTAAGTCAATACGTAATAAATGAAATCCCCTTTTAAGTACATATTTAGTATACGGTAAGAAAAGTCAAGGTCAAATACTAACgtacgttgggttattgctaaaaatatcgatttttaatcacggtcaattgtacgtgGCTTTTTCCCAAGTCAATCATCCAGATGGCCCGAAGGTTTTAGCTCTATACAAGCATGTACAAAATTCTATTACTACTAACagtgtcgtctacaaagagatttttcaataatgtgtaattcaaagcaataatattatgtttttttttataaaacaaaatgacaaaattgttatatatctacatagaaaatatatctcTCGTACAAAAAATTTCTATAACTAAGTTGCTAgacaacgagataattagcccaattaatacaaatcttaaacattaatatataaaatgtctaaagtttcagcaTCAGATTCGTATATCTACACGTTGGCTATTAATTGGAAAATTATTTActcaaattcaagcaatgataacatcagaaaatgATAATCGATCGATCcaactcaattcttcaattgcactatacaATATTCGATGCTATAATTTACacaattgtatatcgatctaaatattcttaacatattataacaaattcattacaTGCAACGCATGGGTGAAAatacagtaataataataataatttggaaaGTAGCTTcaagagagatgagagagacgaaaaaataaagaatcaaGTGTCTTCTAATTAAAAACctaggaagacattttctgTCAAATTGAACATTTTTTCTATTGACTGCaatgaatattttcctttgactttattttctttgaacacCCAAACACCGAAAAATCTAGAGAATGactttcagaagtcatttttggGGTTTTCAAATGGACCCCTAATTGCTCATGTTGCTCCCTTCACTGTTATAGGCTCCTGTCTATTACAAAGTGGCTTCACCTATGctcattttcttccatttttgcGTAGATATCCAACACAATCAATCTCAGCTCGTCGTCGTAGTTCATATCTGACTCGCTTCTCACCATAATTCTTCCATTTTTACAAAGAACTCGAATCGGTCTCGTCATCATTCACCTTCCTTTTGGGTAATTCTATCTATTTTAGTACGAGTTTTTAAGATTTTCAATACCTATGTTTCCCGAAGCGACACTTTGTTCCACTCCTTTCATTTATACTTTAAGCGCGATTGGTAAAGTACACTTCTAAAGTTTAAGTTCTTGGTTTGTTAGCCAAAATAGCCGGTCAGGAGCTCAATTCTCAGTTTGCCGTTCATCGTTTGTGAATCGAAGATTTCCAATCATTCTTAATTGAATGTACGATCTTAGACTCTAATCGTGGTATACCTTTTAGTCGTAAACAGGTACAACTGTACAAAAAAAAACCCTAGATTTTTCGGTGGCCGGTTTTGACCACGATAAGAAATGTCCCTTAGACTCTAATCATGGTATACCTTTTAGTCGTAAACAGGTACAACTGTACAAAAAAACCCTAGATTTTTTGGCGGCCGGTTTTGACCACGATAAGAAATGCCCCTTAGACTCTAATCATGGTATACTTTTTAGTCGTAAACAGGTACAACTGTACAAAAAAACCCTAGATTTTTCGACGGCCAATTTTGACCATTTCAGGTATGTGAACTCATTTCCTTTGAGGAAGAATGGATTTCTCATCATTATtcacatatgtttttttttttttttgaatactactgactctattcaCATATGTTTTAAGTAATTGTACTCTATTttacttgtattatttttagtcTTGCACAGGTTAAAAAAGCAAACCTTGGATCTGTAAACGATTTCTACTATTTTAGGTAAGTGAGTTCATTTCCACCAAGGAAGACTATAAGAGCTAATCAACTCAGGTGTTATATATACTTCAATCACTTCCTTTTTAGGGCTGTGAAATCTATTTCAACTACATTAATTTCAATTAGTATATTTTCAACTTATTTGttaacattttttcttcaaatatgatgcctcaattattattttattttttatttgagatCTATCTAGAGAAATGAATAATAAACTGACTTCGtgaaattttttgtttaaattgtaTATGTGGAGTGTTCATGCTTTCATTACATTATTACACAATTATTTTCTTGATGTGttctattttgaaaaaaaaatatttataaaataatgaaaatagaACTAAATGACTAAGCATAAAAATCAATCAACAAAAACATATACAATATAATTGTTACTTATGACAAAGCAATATATGGAGTATATACTGAAAATTGGATACTTAATTTACCTTTTCTAAAGGTATTTTATTACCTTTATTTTGTGCATAAATCTTATAACTTTTAGGGTGTTATTGGCATCAATCATATCTGGTATTAAGATAGTGGAAAGCAACTTAATTTCATGTGTTATATACTGAAATTCCTTGAATGTAGGATTTTATATATGATCTTACATATATAGAAATACTTGTGATCAAAATATGCATGTAATTGATGGTTCAATTTTGCTTGGAAGTTTTTCAATGAGCTATGAGTACAATGGGCATTATCAATGTGTTTGGACTGGTAGAAAACGACTATATTATAAAGAAAAAGGATAAgaagttataaaattttatgaaacTTTTAATTAGTTTATCTTATTTGGATGAGATTAGAGAAAATGTAAGGAAATATTATATGGACAAAGTATGCTTGGAAATTGGGAAAAAGTTATCCAATTCTATTGAGAACCATTCCCTTCAAGAAAATATTGTCCCCACTGAGATTTGAACCATgatttttcatatgaaaaaatcattttgtgCCACAAAACCACAATGTCATTAGCATCCATctattttcttaaatattatttatattcaattatttaatagaacttttaatataatgtctATGTATAGACTGTATAGAcacaaacaattaaattaatataaaaattgaattgtaaatatataacttaattttgaatttaccaaataaaataggattgataatttatttttcattagtTTATGCCTTTCTATTTCTTACGTTTCATTATCTTGTCGTAGTTTTTTTATCATCTAAATAACTTAAATGTTTAGTTTTCATGTGTGTATGACAGAGGAATTACAATATCtgtatttgaatatattttctttcacTTGGCTTTGTATGGTAGGATATGGCACAACTTGAACCAGGTCCCATTTGTCATTCTGTTCTTACTCAACAAAAGCCTCACAGATCTACTAAAGTTTGGAAAGAATCTCATCGCATGAATGAGCCCTTAAGGTGTTGTAGATATGACAGTGCATTTTGGGATTCAAAACTACAGTCAGATGATAGAATTATGACTTATATTCGACTGGCTGGCTTTTATGGAGTGTCTAGATTGGGATGTATAATGTTAGATTGGCCTCTTATCACTGCAATGGTGGATCGGTGGCGACCTGAAACCCATTGTTTTCAGCTTCCTTTTGGAGAAGTTACAATCACATTGCAGGATGTTGAGATGCTCCTAGGACTACGAGTTGATGGCTTGCCAGTGACGA includes:
- the LOC116000979 gene encoding uncharacterized protein LOC116000979; translated protein: MEIHKCSSDDVDVSLNLELPTNDLWFKKKKKLLEDMGSNPLGPFHIQSFATADQLKTAFTLILQQARIINLDELELYFGGDDANNLVGFNSPRNELEALHSVLAAIDQAFPSSKDANVVALQDLRQKTVDFISEFSNRIKEDTKICAECTIEKENSLLQWAESNGVKSKLRIAYVEGAGRGAIATQDLKVGDIALEVPISVIISENLVQESDMYSILKVVDGMSSETMLLLWSMKEKHNRHSKFKLYFDTLPEAFNTGLSFGVEAIMTLDGTLLLEEIVQAKEHLRLQYDELFPALCNDHPDTFPPELYTWEQFLWACELWYSNSMKIMFSDGKLRTCLIPIAGFLNHSTSPHILHYGKVDSTTNTIRFPLSRPCSTGEQCFLSYGNFSSSHLLTFYGFLPRLENPYDVIPLDIDTTMDEGSENAELAPDSTSHMVRGTWFSKNHGVFHYGLPFPLLDHMRRARNPSLKTIALTQENLEIELEILGDLCSTFEAMMESLGDAETDDQDNVMWDVKLAVEFTNLQQRIVSSIVNSCKAGCELLECELQKCMP